The following is a genomic window from Anopheles aquasalis chromosome 3, idAnoAquaMG_Q_19, whole genome shotgun sequence.
GAAGTTGTTTTCCAAGAGGTGAccttgcatcatcatcgtcattagcGGCGACCCGATTTGTTTGCCGCCCACGACGCCAGGTGAATCATCTGGTCGGAGGACTGGGCGACAGGAAAAACATGCTGATgacgtgttccgttccgttgaaaATAAGGACACACATCATGGCAGAGGAGCGCGCTCGCGTACTGATTCGTGCGCCTTAAGCTAGACTAATCCGACAAGCCGTCCGTCCGCCAGGGCGTTCGGTGAAGCGCAGCAAACGATGACGTTCGTGGACGAGCTACTAGATCAACCACCTCGTCGCATTCTGGTGAGGGATTGTTGTTGGCACGTGgccccaccagcagcatgggCTTGGTGTCGTAACCGAAAGTGGCGAGCCCGGTCTCGACGGTCAATGTGATGGACTGACCTCGAGCAAACGCTTCATGCGCCGCTCCTGATTCATGTGTATTCGACAATTTCCACGGAACTACCGAACTGGTTCCAACTGGTCCGTTGTATCGGCCGGTAAAACATGAAACTCAGTGCAATCAAATGCGTAATTTGATTGATAAAATCCcccacaagagagagagagagagggggggaggtggaTGGGAGGACAGTCACTACAAGAAAGTTCCATTCCCTCTTATCTGTCAACACGTAAACCAATCACAAACCCTTgccttctctttctcacttGCCAGGTGCCTTCCTCATACCCTTCATGGTGATGCTGATACTCGAGGGCATACCACTGTTCCTGATCGAGCTCGGTATGGGCCAACGGATGCGGCTCGGAGCGCTCGGTGTCTGGAACACTATCCACCCGTGGCTCGGTGGCATCGGCATAAGCTCCTGCATCGTCACACTCTTCGTGGCGATCTACTACAATGTGATCATTACCTGGTGCTTCTACTACTTCTTCAACAGCTTCCGGGTAAGTGGCCGCCATCGAAAGATCGAATTCCTTTTGATACTCAAGTCTCCGTTAACCactcattccattccagtatCCGCTCCCGTGGGGCACCTGTCCGCAGATCAACGGAACCGACATCGAGGAGTGTGAACGATCGTCCGAGACGGCGTACTTCTGGTATCGGACGACGCTCGATGCGGCACCGAGCATAGACGAAACCGGAGGCTTCAAGTGGTGGATCGTACTGTGCCTGATGCTCTCCTGGACCGTGGTGTTCTTCATCGTCATGAAGGGCATTCAGAGCTCGGGCAAGGTGGTGTACTTTACGTCGCTCTTCCCGTACATCGTGCTCACCATCTTCTTCATCCGTGGCATCACGCTGAAGGGCGCGGGCGCCGGTCTGATGCACATGTACACACCGAAGGTTGAGAAGTTGCTCGAACCGACGGTTTGGCTCGATGCCGCCACGCAGGTGTTTTATTCGTTCGGGCTGGCGTTCGGTTCACTCATTGCGTTCGGGAGCTACAACACACCGAAGAATAACTGCGTCcgggatgtgctgctggtgtcggtgTGCAATGCGATCACCGCGATCTACGCCAGTGTCGTCATCTTCGCCATCCTGGGGTATAAGGCAACGCTGGGCGTTGATCGGTGTATTCAGGTGTaagtgctgcagctgcaggttCACTTTCTGAAGGTGTGCTGAACCTTAGCTAATCGGTATCGGTTCACTCTTTCCCGCAGCAATAAACACGTCCTGGTGAAGCATGGTCTGCTGGAGTCGGTACACGTGGACAACAGCGAGTACGAGCACGTGATGGCAGGGTTAAACAGTACGATGCTGAAGGATTGGGAGTTTGAAAAGTGCAGTCTCGAGGATCAGCTTTCGAGTGTAAGTCGAGTGCAGATGCAGGCTAGCTCCTTACGAATGATACTAATGGCGTACCTTTTTCTACAGGCTGCCGAAGGAACTGGGTTGGCATTCATCGTGTTTACCGAGGCCATCGTAGAGCTACCGGGTTCACCATTCTGGGCGGTGCTCTTCTTCACCATGTTGCTATCGCTTGGACTCGGTTCACAGATTGGTATCCTCGAGGGGATGCTGTGTACCATTTTCGATATCGATATCTTCAAGCGAATTCGGAAGCCTTACGTAACAGGTAGGACCGCAGCGCGTGCTTGCTCTTCAGACAGGAAGAGGATGCTCATTGCTTGTCTTTTCGGTATCCCTTCCAGGTGTCGTGTGTGCGTTCTGTTT
Proteins encoded in this region:
- the LOC126577681 gene encoding sodium-dependent neutral amino acid transporter B(0)AT3 isoform X2, with product MATKVDGVPGPRSNNGHEMAPLNTRARGDGTHGVTIMLSPPDRSSIGSRDGAGALPDGDPDRAAWSGKMQFFLSIIGYSVGLGNIWRFPYLCQQNGGGAFLIPFMVMLILEGIPLFLIELGMGQRMRLGALGVWNTIHPWLGGIGISSCIVTLFVAIYYNVIITWCFYYFFNSFRYPLPWGTCPQINGTDIEECERSSETAYFWYRTTLDAAPSIDETGGFKWWIVLCLMLSWTVVFFIVMKGIQSSGKVVYFTSLFPYIVLTIFFIRGITLKGAGAGLMHMYTPKVEKLLEPTVWLDAATQVFYSFGLAFGSLIAFGSYNTPKNNCVRDVLLVSVCNAITAIYASVVIFAILGYKATLGVDRCIQVNKHVLVKHGLLESVHVDNSEYEHVMAGLNSTMLKDWEFEKCSLEDQLSSAAEGTGLAFIVFTEAIVELPGSPFWAVLFFTMLLSLGLGSQIGILEGMLCTIFDIDIFKRIRKPYVTGVVCAFCFSVGLIFTTGAGEYWLKMFDSFAGTIGLVVVALMEMIAVIYIYGHEKFTEDIYQMTGTRPGLYWQMTWRYIGPAIMGCILLSSILSMILRNPTYGAWNGELGVIENKSYPNWVMGIALAMIIAGVLPMPVVFLLRRFQILKVDLDIHQGSIRRNETTASTKEMIDEDDDDDDDDDFSGPALGGPVNVRSDSDDEDEPPTMGKMLAKQQAAKQQFKNQQHLTPTVLGATNATRKKPFRMEVVDF
- the LOC126577681 gene encoding sodium-dependent neutral amino acid transporter B(0)AT3 isoform X1, with amino-acid sequence MATKVDGVPGPRSNNGHEMAPLNTRARGDGTHGVTIMLSPPDRSSIGSRDGAGALPDGDPDRAAWSGKMQFFLSIIGYSVGLGNIWRFPYLCQQNGGGAFLIPFMVMLILEGIPLFLIELGMGQRMRLGALGVWNTIHPWLGGIGISSCIVTLFVAIYYNVIITWCFYYFFNSFRYPLPWGTCPQINGTDIEECERSSETAYFWYRTTLDAAPSIDETGGFKWWIVLCLMLSWTVVFFIVMKGIQSSGKVVYFTSLFPYIVLTIFFIRGITLKGAGAGLMHMYTPKVEKLLEPTVWLDAATQVFYSFGLAFGSLIAFGSYNTPKNNCVRDVLLVSVCNAITAIYASVVIFAILGYKATLGVDRCIQVNKHVLVKHGLLESVHVDNSEYEHVMAGLNSTMLKDWEFEKCSLEDQLSSAAEGTGLAFIVFTEAIVELPGSPFWAVLFFTMLLSLGLGSQIGILEGMLCTIFDIDIFKRIRKPYVTGVVCAFCFSVGLIFTTGAGEYWLKMFDSFAGTIGLVVVALMEMIAVIYIYGHEKFTEDIYQMTGTRPGLYWQMTWRYIGPAIMGCILLSSILSMILRNPTYGAWNGELGVIENKSYPNWVMGIALAMIIAGVLPMPVVFLLRRFQILKVDLDIHQGSIRRNETTASTKEMIDEDDVVSPDLPPPQSLAATRFTIGDFDTKADDDAVGKRSKTSPSKPITKPNQSSSSSKGSAGATLVTTSITSTAGTRKSIMKQ
- the LOC126577681 gene encoding sodium-dependent neutral amino acid transporter B(0)AT3 isoform X3, whose translation is MATKVDGVPGPRSNNGHEMAPLNTRARGDGTHGVTIMLSPPDRSSIGSRDGAGALPDGDPDRAAWSGKMQFFLSIIGYSVGLGNIWRFPYLCQQNGGGAFLIPFMVMLILEGIPLFLIELGMGQRMRLGALGVWNTIHPWLGGIGISSCIVTLFVAIYYNVIITWCFYYFFNSFRYPLPWGTCPQINGTDIEECERSSETAYFWYRTTLDAAPSIDETGGFKWWIVLCLMLSWTVVFFIVMKGIQSSGKVVYFTSLFPYIVLTIFFIRGITLKGAGAGLMHMYTPKVEKLLEPTVWLDAATQVFYSFGLAFGSLIAFGSYNTPKNNCVRDVLLVSVCNAITAIYASVVIFAILGYKATLGVDRCIQVNKHVLVKHGLLESVHVDNSEYEHVMAGLNSTMLKDWEFEKCSLEDQLSSAAEGTGLAFIVFTEAIVELPGSPFWAVLFFTMLLSLGLGSQIGILEGMLCTIFDIDIFKRIRKPYVTGVVCAFCFSVGLIFTTGAGEYWLKMFDSFAGTIGLVVVALMEMIAVIYIYGHEKFTEDIYQMTGTRPGLYWQMTWRYIGPAIMGCILLSSILSMILRNPTYGAWNGELGVIENKSYPNWVMGIALAMIIAGVLPMPVVFLLRRFQILKVDLDIHQGSIRRNETTASTKEMIDEDDVVSPDLPPPQSLAATRFTIGDFDL